A part of Mustela erminea isolate mMusErm1 chromosome 9, mMusErm1.Pri, whole genome shotgun sequence genomic DNA contains:
- the LMNTD2 gene encoding lamin tail domain-containing protein 2 isoform X1 codes for MAPESCQEDEGAEKKTPLSQVDQEPVSAHLEPPVGTPQEPGGPTCAQDTKPSSTRVVFSVNLQLAPESLDTRTLRLLWGQRELEIQALRWALQNRQEARHCHVLREVAGLPERSARNQEKFLQNQVQKLTLDLKKQKEQAQLEKTQLEERLLQTTTTMQQLEAELQAFQKSCLLQLARSSWVGRILRSSTGSVEVVTAETLMDFNDVSEGEQGPSTGEGFRLEDVDWNSIAQRYPNLFSNMESSSDPKHPRPLPPAKAPLSSEWSSELRRSGTEQRLKSVEWSSLPFMDTSSSGGADSDSSSGQLAERYCVRKVTGHPPCAPSREELTAASSRSLSREMQAQSGASRVQPSCSGSELQSCASPQCTCGVLSISLASREMSTVRAVYGVPLPTGLFLDLRMAQRDQPGSTVLTLTGKPCVASEHPHSGCSWSPGCSCLKIVAVSARERFVRVLNQSPEETADLGGLTLQQRERGFPVCMYRFPPRTLLPPRHHVTVWGEGPRSMKKHLPSSLGQEPVHFHSSRGCVTLLLNPKGEVLSEHRAAHCVSPASRIFADNTDLSIDRFPLSEAGLVADTGTQRPGPRQLRAGRVQEAPARRRRPTWAPRVPASPGPGLSRLRTPPPPPLPAGGLRISRAPRPTRTRGLFPRLSASKTFRPRAVPAPSEAAEAPAPELLPTIPEAGLRLEDCQARKEPRVRVCCKSVDRGCPMVALSVQSAAESRYGFRFLPCPPVTAARRAGL; via the exons TGAAGGAGCCGAGAAAAAGACTCCCTTATCCCAGGTGGACCAAGAGCCGGTCAGCGCCCACCTGGAGCCTCCTGTGGGCACACCTCAAGAGCCGGGGGGTCCCACATGCGCCCAGGACACCAAGCCCAGCTCTACACGGGTGGTCTTCTCCGTCAACCTACA GTTGGCCCCTGAGTCTCTAGACACTCGCACCTTGCGGCTGCTGTGGGGCCAACGGGAGCTGGAGATCCAGGCTCTGCGGTGGGCTCTCCAGAACCGCCAGGAGGCCCGGCACTGCCACGTCCTGCGTGAGGTGGCTGGACTTCCTGAGAG gagtGCACGTAATCAGGAAAAGTTCCTGCAAAATCAGGTCCAAAAGCTGACTCTGGACTTgaaaaagcagaaggaacaggCCCAGCTG GAGAAGACCCAGCTGGAGGAACGTCTGCTGCAGACCACGACCACCATGCAGCAGCTGGAGGCTGAGCTGCAGGCCTTCCAGAAGTCCTGCCTCCTGCAGCTGGCCCGCTCCTCCTGGGTGGGGCGCATACTGCGCTCCTCCACCGGCAGTGTGGAG GTGGTCACTGCAGAAACCCTGATGGACTTCAATGACGTCTCTGAGGGTGAACAGGGCCCCTCCACTGGGGAG GGTTTCCGGCTGGAGGACGTGGACTGGAACAGCATTGCCCAGCGGTATCCCAACCTCTTCAGCAACATGGAGTCCAGCTCAGACCCGAA GCACCCACGGCCCCTGCCACCCGCAAAGGCCCCACTGTCGAGCGAGTGGAGCTCGGAGCTGCGCAGATCGGGGACAGAGCAGCGTCTCAAGAGTGTCGAGTGGAGTTCCCTGCCCTTCATGGACACGAGCAGCTCCGGGGGCGCGGACTCCGACTCCAGCAGTGGCCAGCTGGCTGAGCGTTATTGTGTGCGGAAGGTGACAGGGCACCCCCCGTGTGCGCCAAGCCGTGAGGAGCTAACGGCGGCCAGCTCCAGGAGCCTCAGCAGGGAAATGCAGGCACAGTCTGGAG cCTCCCGGGTCCAGCCTTCCTGCTCTGGATCTGAGCTCCAGAGCTGTGCCTCTCCCCAGTGCACCTGTGGGGTGCTGAGCATCAGTCTGGCCTCGCGGGAGATGTCCACAGTGCGTGCAGTGTACGGGGTGCCCCTTCCAACAGGTCTTTTCCTGGATCTCAGGATGGCTCAGCGGGACCAGCCAGGTAGTACAGTCCTGACCCTGACCGGGAAGCCCTGTGTAGCTTCTGAGCACCCGCATTCAGGGTGCTCCTGGAG cccagggtGTTCCTGCCTGAAGATTGTGGCAGTCAGTGCCCGGGAGAGGTTCGTGCGTGTCCTCAACCAGTCGCCGGAGGAGACCGCGGACCTGGGTGGCCTCACGCTGCAGCAGCGGGAACGGGGCTTTCCTGTGTGCATGTACCGCTTCCCACCCCGCACGCTGCTGCCTCCGCGCCACCACGTCACG GTTTGGGGCGAGGGGCCCCGCAGCATGAAGAAGCACCTGCCCTCGTCCTTGGGCCAGGAGCCCGTGCACTTCCACTCTAGCAGGGGCTGTGTGACTCTCCTCCTGAACCCCAAGGGCGAG GTCCTGAGCGAGCATCGGGCCGCCCACTGCGTGTCCCCCGCCTCGAGGATCTTCGCTGACAACACCGATTTGTCCATAGACCGCTTCCCGCTCTCAGAGGCCGGGCTGGTGGCTGACACCGGCACGCAGAGGCCCGGCCCTCGGCAGCTGCGGGCAGGCAGGGTGCAGGAGGCCCCCGCCAGACGGCGGAGGCCCACGTGGGCTCCGCGGGTCCCTGCTTCCCCAGGTCCCGGCCTCTCCAGGCtccgcacccccccacctccgccccttCCCGCAGGCGGGCTTCGGATCTCACGAGCCCCTCGCCCCACCAGGACGCGGGGCCTCTTCCCCCGGCTGAGCGCCAGCAAGACCTTCCGCCCGCGGGCGGTGCCAGCGCCGTCCGAGGCCGCCGAGGCGCCGGCGCCGGAGCTCCTGCCCACCATCCCCG AGGCCGGGCTGCGCCTCGAGGACTGCCAGGCTAGGAAGGAGCCCAGGGTCCGG GTGTGCTGCAAGAGCGTGGACCGGGGCTGCCCAATGGTGGCGTTGTCGGTGCAGAGCGCGGCTGAGAGCAGATACGGCTTCCGCTTCCTCCCCTGCCCGCCGGTCACCGCCGCCCGGAGAGCGGGGCTGTAG
- the LMNTD2 gene encoding lamin tail domain-containing protein 2 isoform X3, which translates to MAPESCQEDEGAEKKTPLSQVDQEPVSAHLEPPVGTPQEPGGPTCAQDTKPSSTRVVFSVNLQLAPESLDTRTLRLLWGQRELEIQALRWALQNRQEARHCHVLREVAGLPERSARNQEKFLQNQVQKLTLDLKKQKEQAQLEKTQLEERLLQTTTTMQQLEAELQAFQKSCLLQLARSSWVGRILRSSTGSVEVVTAETLMDFNDVSEGEQGPSTGEGFRLEDVDWNSIAQRYPNLFSNMESSSDPKHPRPLPPAKAPLSSEWSSELRRSGTEQRLKSVEWSSLPFMDTSSSGGADSDSSSGQLAERYCVRKVTGHPPCAPSREELTAASSRSLSREMQAQSGGDVHSACSVRGAPSNRSFPGSQDGSAGPASPGCSCLKIVAVSARERFVRVLNQSPEETADLGGLTLQQRERGFPVCMYRFPPRTLLPPRHHVTVWGEGPRSMKKHLPSSLGQEPVHFHSSRGCVTLLLNPKGEVLSEHRAAHCVSPASRIFADNTDLSIDRFPLSEAGLVADTGTQRPGPRQLRAGRVQEAPARRRRPTWAPRVPASPGPGLSRLRTPPPPPLPAGGLRISRAPRPTRTRGLFPRLSASKTFRPRAVPAPSEAAEAPAPELLPTIPEAGLRLEDCQARKEPRVRVCCKSVDRGCPMVALSVQSAAESRYGFRFLPCPPVTAARRAGL; encoded by the exons TGAAGGAGCCGAGAAAAAGACTCCCTTATCCCAGGTGGACCAAGAGCCGGTCAGCGCCCACCTGGAGCCTCCTGTGGGCACACCTCAAGAGCCGGGGGGTCCCACATGCGCCCAGGACACCAAGCCCAGCTCTACACGGGTGGTCTTCTCCGTCAACCTACA GTTGGCCCCTGAGTCTCTAGACACTCGCACCTTGCGGCTGCTGTGGGGCCAACGGGAGCTGGAGATCCAGGCTCTGCGGTGGGCTCTCCAGAACCGCCAGGAGGCCCGGCACTGCCACGTCCTGCGTGAGGTGGCTGGACTTCCTGAGAG gagtGCACGTAATCAGGAAAAGTTCCTGCAAAATCAGGTCCAAAAGCTGACTCTGGACTTgaaaaagcagaaggaacaggCCCAGCTG GAGAAGACCCAGCTGGAGGAACGTCTGCTGCAGACCACGACCACCATGCAGCAGCTGGAGGCTGAGCTGCAGGCCTTCCAGAAGTCCTGCCTCCTGCAGCTGGCCCGCTCCTCCTGGGTGGGGCGCATACTGCGCTCCTCCACCGGCAGTGTGGAG GTGGTCACTGCAGAAACCCTGATGGACTTCAATGACGTCTCTGAGGGTGAACAGGGCCCCTCCACTGGGGAG GGTTTCCGGCTGGAGGACGTGGACTGGAACAGCATTGCCCAGCGGTATCCCAACCTCTTCAGCAACATGGAGTCCAGCTCAGACCCGAA GCACCCACGGCCCCTGCCACCCGCAAAGGCCCCACTGTCGAGCGAGTGGAGCTCGGAGCTGCGCAGATCGGGGACAGAGCAGCGTCTCAAGAGTGTCGAGTGGAGTTCCCTGCCCTTCATGGACACGAGCAGCTCCGGGGGCGCGGACTCCGACTCCAGCAGTGGCCAGCTGGCTGAGCGTTATTGTGTGCGGAAGGTGACAGGGCACCCCCCGTGTGCGCCAAGCCGTGAGGAGCTAACGGCGGCCAGCTCCAGGAGCCTCAGCAGGGAAATGCAGGCACAGTCTGGAG GAGATGTCCACAGTGCGTGCAGTGTACGGGGTGCCCCTTCCAACAGGTCTTTTCCTGGATCTCAGGATGGCTCAGCGGGACCAGCCAG cccagggtGTTCCTGCCTGAAGATTGTGGCAGTCAGTGCCCGGGAGAGGTTCGTGCGTGTCCTCAACCAGTCGCCGGAGGAGACCGCGGACCTGGGTGGCCTCACGCTGCAGCAGCGGGAACGGGGCTTTCCTGTGTGCATGTACCGCTTCCCACCCCGCACGCTGCTGCCTCCGCGCCACCACGTCACG GTTTGGGGCGAGGGGCCCCGCAGCATGAAGAAGCACCTGCCCTCGTCCTTGGGCCAGGAGCCCGTGCACTTCCACTCTAGCAGGGGCTGTGTGACTCTCCTCCTGAACCCCAAGGGCGAG GTCCTGAGCGAGCATCGGGCCGCCCACTGCGTGTCCCCCGCCTCGAGGATCTTCGCTGACAACACCGATTTGTCCATAGACCGCTTCCCGCTCTCAGAGGCCGGGCTGGTGGCTGACACCGGCACGCAGAGGCCCGGCCCTCGGCAGCTGCGGGCAGGCAGGGTGCAGGAGGCCCCCGCCAGACGGCGGAGGCCCACGTGGGCTCCGCGGGTCCCTGCTTCCCCAGGTCCCGGCCTCTCCAGGCtccgcacccccccacctccgccccttCCCGCAGGCGGGCTTCGGATCTCACGAGCCCCTCGCCCCACCAGGACGCGGGGCCTCTTCCCCCGGCTGAGCGCCAGCAAGACCTTCCGCCCGCGGGCGGTGCCAGCGCCGTCCGAGGCCGCCGAGGCGCCGGCGCCGGAGCTCCTGCCCACCATCCCCG AGGCCGGGCTGCGCCTCGAGGACTGCCAGGCTAGGAAGGAGCCCAGGGTCCGG GTGTGCTGCAAGAGCGTGGACCGGGGCTGCCCAATGGTGGCGTTGTCGGTGCAGAGCGCGGCTGAGAGCAGATACGGCTTCCGCTTCCTCCCCTGCCCGCCGGTCACCGCCGCCCGGAGAGCGGGGCTGTAG
- the LMNTD2 gene encoding lamin tail domain-containing protein 2 isoform X2, translated as MAPESCQEDEGAEKKTPLSQVDQEPVSAHLEPPVGTPQEPGGPTCAQDTKPSSTRVVFSVNLQLAPESLDTRTLRLLWGQRELEIQALRWALQNRQEARHCHVLREVAGLPERSARNQEKFLQNQVQKLTLDLKKQKEQAQLEKTQLEERLLQTTTTMQQLEAELQAFQKSCLLQLARSSWVGRILRSSTGSVEVVTAETLMDFNDVSEGEQGPSTGEGFRLEDVDWNSIAQRYPNLFSNMESSSDPKHPRPLPPAKAPLSSEWSSELRRSGTEQRLKSVEWSSLPFMDTSSSGGADSDSSSGQLAERYCVRKVTGHPPCAPSREELTAASSRSLSREMQAQSGGLFLDLRMAQRDQPGSTVLTLTGKPCVASEHPHSGCSWSPGCSCLKIVAVSARERFVRVLNQSPEETADLGGLTLQQRERGFPVCMYRFPPRTLLPPRHHVTVWGEGPRSMKKHLPSSLGQEPVHFHSSRGCVTLLLNPKGEVLSEHRAAHCVSPASRIFADNTDLSIDRFPLSEAGLVADTGTQRPGPRQLRAGRVQEAPARRRRPTWAPRVPASPGPGLSRLRTPPPPPLPAGGLRISRAPRPTRTRGLFPRLSASKTFRPRAVPAPSEAAEAPAPELLPTIPEAGLRLEDCQARKEPRVRVCCKSVDRGCPMVALSVQSAAESRYGFRFLPCPPVTAARRAGL; from the exons TGAAGGAGCCGAGAAAAAGACTCCCTTATCCCAGGTGGACCAAGAGCCGGTCAGCGCCCACCTGGAGCCTCCTGTGGGCACACCTCAAGAGCCGGGGGGTCCCACATGCGCCCAGGACACCAAGCCCAGCTCTACACGGGTGGTCTTCTCCGTCAACCTACA GTTGGCCCCTGAGTCTCTAGACACTCGCACCTTGCGGCTGCTGTGGGGCCAACGGGAGCTGGAGATCCAGGCTCTGCGGTGGGCTCTCCAGAACCGCCAGGAGGCCCGGCACTGCCACGTCCTGCGTGAGGTGGCTGGACTTCCTGAGAG gagtGCACGTAATCAGGAAAAGTTCCTGCAAAATCAGGTCCAAAAGCTGACTCTGGACTTgaaaaagcagaaggaacaggCCCAGCTG GAGAAGACCCAGCTGGAGGAACGTCTGCTGCAGACCACGACCACCATGCAGCAGCTGGAGGCTGAGCTGCAGGCCTTCCAGAAGTCCTGCCTCCTGCAGCTGGCCCGCTCCTCCTGGGTGGGGCGCATACTGCGCTCCTCCACCGGCAGTGTGGAG GTGGTCACTGCAGAAACCCTGATGGACTTCAATGACGTCTCTGAGGGTGAACAGGGCCCCTCCACTGGGGAG GGTTTCCGGCTGGAGGACGTGGACTGGAACAGCATTGCCCAGCGGTATCCCAACCTCTTCAGCAACATGGAGTCCAGCTCAGACCCGAA GCACCCACGGCCCCTGCCACCCGCAAAGGCCCCACTGTCGAGCGAGTGGAGCTCGGAGCTGCGCAGATCGGGGACAGAGCAGCGTCTCAAGAGTGTCGAGTGGAGTTCCCTGCCCTTCATGGACACGAGCAGCTCCGGGGGCGCGGACTCCGACTCCAGCAGTGGCCAGCTGGCTGAGCGTTATTGTGTGCGGAAGGTGACAGGGCACCCCCCGTGTGCGCCAAGCCGTGAGGAGCTAACGGCGGCCAGCTCCAGGAGCCTCAGCAGGGAAATGCAGGCACAGTCTGGAG GTCTTTTCCTGGATCTCAGGATGGCTCAGCGGGACCAGCCAGGTAGTACAGTCCTGACCCTGACCGGGAAGCCCTGTGTAGCTTCTGAGCACCCGCATTCAGGGTGCTCCTGGAG cccagggtGTTCCTGCCTGAAGATTGTGGCAGTCAGTGCCCGGGAGAGGTTCGTGCGTGTCCTCAACCAGTCGCCGGAGGAGACCGCGGACCTGGGTGGCCTCACGCTGCAGCAGCGGGAACGGGGCTTTCCTGTGTGCATGTACCGCTTCCCACCCCGCACGCTGCTGCCTCCGCGCCACCACGTCACG GTTTGGGGCGAGGGGCCCCGCAGCATGAAGAAGCACCTGCCCTCGTCCTTGGGCCAGGAGCCCGTGCACTTCCACTCTAGCAGGGGCTGTGTGACTCTCCTCCTGAACCCCAAGGGCGAG GTCCTGAGCGAGCATCGGGCCGCCCACTGCGTGTCCCCCGCCTCGAGGATCTTCGCTGACAACACCGATTTGTCCATAGACCGCTTCCCGCTCTCAGAGGCCGGGCTGGTGGCTGACACCGGCACGCAGAGGCCCGGCCCTCGGCAGCTGCGGGCAGGCAGGGTGCAGGAGGCCCCCGCCAGACGGCGGAGGCCCACGTGGGCTCCGCGGGTCCCTGCTTCCCCAGGTCCCGGCCTCTCCAGGCtccgcacccccccacctccgccccttCCCGCAGGCGGGCTTCGGATCTCACGAGCCCCTCGCCCCACCAGGACGCGGGGCCTCTTCCCCCGGCTGAGCGCCAGCAAGACCTTCCGCCCGCGGGCGGTGCCAGCGCCGTCCGAGGCCGCCGAGGCGCCGGCGCCGGAGCTCCTGCCCACCATCCCCG AGGCCGGGCTGCGCCTCGAGGACTGCCAGGCTAGGAAGGAGCCCAGGGTCCGG GTGTGCTGCAAGAGCGTGGACCGGGGCTGCCCAATGGTGGCGTTGTCGGTGCAGAGCGCGGCTGAGAGCAGATACGGCTTCCGCTTCCTCCCCTGCCCGCCGGTCACCGCCGCCCGGAGAGCGGGGCTGTAG